From the genome of Vagococcus entomophilus:
ACCAATACTATGCCACAATGGGCAGGAAGCTCTTGGTATTTCTTGCGTTATGTGGATCCACATAATAAAAAACAATTAGCTGATCCAGAAAAATTAAAAAAATGGTTACCCGTGGATATCTATATTGGTGGTGCAGAACATGCAGTTCTTCATCTGCTTTATGCACGTTTCTGGCATAAATTCTTATATGATTTAGGAATTGTCCCAACTGCGGAGCCGTTCCAAAAACTGTATAACCAAGGAATGATTTTAGGTGAAAATAACGAAAAAATGTCTAAATCCCGGGGGAATGTGGTCAACCCTGATGATGTTGTAGCCAAATACGGTGCCGATACCTTACGCTTGTACGAAATGTTTATGGGGCCCTTGGATGCTTCTATTGCTTGGAATGACAATGGATTGGAAGGAAGTCGAAAATTCTTAGACCGAGTATGGCGTTTATTTGTAGACGAGAACAATAACATGCGTGATCGTATTACGACTAAAAACGATGGCAAATTGACAAAGGTTTACCATCAAACTGTTAAAAAAGTCACAGAAGACTTTGAACAACTGCATTTTAATACGGGGATTTCTCAATTGATGGTCTTTATCAATGAAGCCTATAAAGTAGAAATTTTACCTTACGAATACGTAGAAGGATTTGTCCAATTGTTAGCACCGATTGCGCCACATATCGCCGAAGAATTGTGGGAAATTTTAGGGAACAAAGAAAGCTTGACTTACGTATCATGGCCAACATACGATGAGAAAGAGTTAGTCGAAAATGAAATTGAAGTTGTATTCCAAGTCAACGGAAAAGTTCGGGCAAAAGAAAAAGTGGCAACGGGCTTAACTCGTGAAGAGCTCGAAGAGTTAGCACTTGCCAATGAATCTATTCAACAGTCTGTTTCTGGCAAAAACATTCGAAAAGTGATTGCTATTCCAGACAAATTAGTTAACATTGTAGCCAATTAAAGTCCAATGATTACAAATAAGAGCCTGAAACATAACTGTTATGTTTCAGGCTCTTATTATCAGAATAGGTGGCACGAGTAAAAACAAGCCCAATCTTCGAGAATAAGTCTGAATTTAAAGCACAATTCCCATAGATTCAGGCTTTTTTTAAGAGTTAACGCTTGCTATTCTAAACGTTATTCTTTTAGTTTAAATAAAAAAAGTGAAAAACTTCACTTGGTTATAAAAGAGTTTGCATATCTCAAAAAGAACGATTAAAATAAAAGAATGAAAACTGAAGAAAGTTGAGTGAATCAATGCCAGAACAAAGTTATGTGCACAAAGAGCTTAACACAAAAGAAAAGATGGTACGCGGATCCATGTGGATGACAATTGGAAGCATTAGTTCCAGATTATTAGGTGCCATTTATATCATTCCGTGGTATGCATGGATGGGCGAAAATGCCAAAGTTGCCAATGCACTCTTTACCAAAGGCTACAATATCTATGCGCTATTTTTAATGATTGCAACTGCCGGGATTCCTAGTGCGGTGGCGAAACAAATCGCCTATTACAATTCTTTAAATGAATATCAAGTAAGCAAACGCTTATTCAAGCGTTCGATGTTTTTAATGGGAGGACTGGGTATTCTCTTTGCCGGGATCATGTATTTCGCAGCACCGCTGTTGTCTGGTGGGAACAAAGAGTTAATCCCTACCATGCGCGCTTTGAGTGCGGCGGTGCTAATCTTTCCTTGTATGAGTGTCATTCGAGGGTTTTTCCAAGGCTATCAAGATATGTTGCCATCTGCTATTTCACAGGTAGTTGAGCAGTTTATTCGGGTCTTTTATATGCTACTGGCAACCTTTATTATTATGAAAGTTGGTCAAGGAGACTATGTCCATGCGGTTACACAGACGACTTTTGCAGCCTTTGTAGGGATGGTAGGCGCTTTTGGGGCACTGTTTTGGTACTACAAAAAACAGGGACCTAAGATGCGTTATTTAGAGGCTAACAGTAATAATCAGATACAAGTTTCTGAAAACTCACTTATTAAAGAGATGTTACTTGAGGCGGTTCCTTTTGTGATAGTCGGGTCAGGGATTACAATTTTTAAACTAGTCGATCAAGCAACCTTTGAATGGATGATGCGTGGTTTTACCAATTATTCCGCTCGTCAGCTGGATGAGCTATTTAGTATATTTAGTGCCAATCCTGATAAACTCACAATGATTACCATCTCGCTTGCCACTTCATTAGCTGCTGCGGGTTTGCCACTGATTACAGAAACGTTCGCTCGAAAAAACGTTAAGGAGCTAGCGGTTCAGGTTAGTGATAATCTGCAATTGTTTTTCTTTGTGATGATTCCAGCCACACTTGGTATGATCGTTTTGGCTCGACCATTGAATACCATGTTCTATGCACCAGATCATTTAGGTGCGGCAGTTTTAGTAGAAGCCTGTTATGTGGGCTTAATTTTAGGCTTTTATATGCTCGTCTCAACGATACTTCAAGGATTGTATGAAAATAATTTGGCCATGATTTATCTGGGCATTGGCTTTGTTGTAAAATTAGTCTTGCAATACCCGTTGATTAGAATGTTCGAAGTATACGGTCCATTACTTGCAACAGGCATTGGTTTTGCTGTAACGAGTTACTTGACTATTCGCAAAGTCTATCATATTACGAAATTTAAAGTGGGCTTTACTGCACGAAGAACGTTACTAATTTTCTTACTAAGTCTAGTGATGATGTTGGCTACGATTGTATCAAAAGAGCTTGCTTACATCGTTTTAAACCCAGACAGTAAAAGCCAATCCTTCGTTATTTCGATTTTTTCGATGCTTGTAGGAGTGGCGGTTTATGGCTATCTAACGTTAAAAGTTCGCCTAGCTGATCGATTGCTAGGGGAAAAGGTAGCAAAAATCAGAAGAAAATTTAGGATTAAATAAAATAAGTTAGAATGGAGCAAAACTAAGCAAAAAATGTTTTGTTCCATTTTTCTCTTTTAGAAAGGATGATTTGGATGAGATTGGATAAATTTCTAAGTCAAACAGGTTTTGGCAGCCGCAAAGAAGCCAAAGCATTGCTCAAGAAAAAAGTCGTGGCTGTTAATGGCGAGTTAGCAAAAGAGGGGAAACAAAGCATAGACGTAGAAAGAGACCGAGTAAGTGTCCAAGGAGAAGTAGTTATTTATCAAGAGTATTATTACTATATGCTAAACAAACCACAGGGGGTAATTTCGGCTACGGAAGATCAGAGCCAGCGAACAGTTTTGGACTTATTTAAAAGGGAAGATTATCGGATGGATTTATTCCCAGTAGGTCGCTTAGACAAAGACACGGTCGGGTTGCTTTTGATCACCAATGATGGTGCTTTGGCACATGAACTGCTTTCTCCCAAAAAACATGTCGATAAAACCTATATCGCAAAAATTGAAGGAAAAGTGACAAATAATGATGTACAGATTTTTGCTCGTGGGATGCAACTTACGAATCAAGAGCATTGCTTGCCTGCGCAATTGACGATTTTAAATAGTGAACATTTGCCCGAAACACAAACTCTTATATCCTTAGTGATTCAAGAAGGAAAATTTCATCAAGTTAAGAGGATGTTTGAAGCAGTAAACAAGAAAGTCGTGGCATTGAAGAGAACCAAGATGGGGCCGTTACAATTGGATGAAACTTTGAAAAAAGGGCAATATAGGTCATTAACGAACCATGAAGTAGCCTTGCTTAAAGAACATCAGACAAGAAAAAATGAGTAAGATGCACGTTTTAATGAAGTGATGTGCGCGTTTCTTGAAAACTCTCAAAAAGTTTCATCGCAAGTGGGATTTCTTTGATTAGGGTGCTGGGAAGGACAACATAATGTGTTTGAGCAATTTTTTCAGCAATAAAACTATGTAAATAAACAGCAGCGAGTAGAGTTTGAGTGTGGTGCGGAAATTGAGCATAAAAACCGGCAATCATGCCCGCTAGTGTGTCCCCCATCCCTCCAGTAGCCATAGCGGGAGTTCCTAATGGATTTTTCCATGTTTGTTTAGCGGTATAGATTTCAGTGCGATGCTTTTTGAGAACGATTTGTGCGCCCAGTTGTTGTTGAGCCTGGCGATTTTTTTCTGGCGTTTGTTCTGCAATCGTGATGCCGCTTAAACGTTGCCACTCCATTTCATGAGGGGTGAAAATGAGATTTTGTGTTGGATGGGGAGGTAGGTGTTCTTTATGCTCTGCGTAAAGGGTGATAGCAGAGCCATCAATAATACAAATTTGTTTGGTCTGCAAGTGCTCTAGTACGAAAGAAAGCAAAGAGAAGGCACCTTGTTCAAGACCTAAACCAGGACCAATCACAATTACTGTTGCTTTTTTCAGTTGATTGGTTACTGCTTTTGTATCGTTCCAATCTAACACCATGGTTTCAGGAACCATCGCATGCACAGCAGCATGATTTTGGACATCAGTTACGGTGGTAGTAAGACCAGCTCCGCTATAGACGGTTGCAGCGCTACACAGCTGAATCGCCCCACCATATTGTTTGTTCCCTCCGATAATGACTACCTGGCCATAGGAACCTTTATGACTATGTTCAGGGCGTTTTTGAATAGTCTGAGTCAGTACTTCTGCATAAATAAGTTTCATTTGTACACACTCCTTTCTCTATTAGTATATAGCGAAAAAGAAAAAAGGGAAATTAGAAGGATTGTTTTTATTTTTTTGCCAGAAAATGGTATGATAAGAAAGATTAAGTGGAATGGAGTGAAGGAAAATGACGATTAATTGGAAAAAGGAAGTAGAAAGTCGTAAAGACGACTTATTTAAAGATTTATTCGATTTATTAAGTGTCCCTAGTGTCCGTGAAGATGAGAAAGCAACAGAAAGTGCCCCAGTAGGACCAGGACCTAAAGCAGCATTGCTAAAATTCTTAGAAATTGGAGAACGTGACGGTTTTACAACGAAAAATGTTGATAACCTAGCTGGGCATATTGAATATGGTTCAGGCGACGAAACATTGGGAATTTTTGGACATGTCGATGTTGTCCCAGTTGGAAATGGCTGGAATACAGATCCTTTCAAACCAGTGATTAAAGACGGCAAATTATTTGCTCGTGGAGCCAGTGATGATAAAGGGCCAAGTGTTGCAGCTTATTATGGGTTGAAAATTATCAAAGAATTGGGTCTTCCAGTCACAAAACGTGTTCGTTTCATCATCGGAACAGATGAGGAAAGTGGTTGGAAATGTATGGATCGTTACCTACAAGTAGAAGAAAAGCCTGATTTTGGGTTCTCACCTGATGCAGAGTTTCCAATTATCAATGGAGAAAAAGGAAATACAACGATTCGTCTATATTTTGAGGGTCAAAATGCAGGTACATATACACTTTCTTCGTTCCAATCTGGACAAAGAGAAAATATGGTTCCAGCAGAAGCATTTGCAACGGTTCTTGTCAAAGATGCAGCAGAAGCAGAACAATTAAAAACTAATTTTGAGTTATTTGTCAAAGAACAACCAGTTATAGGTGAAGTAACTGTCGATGGGACAAAAGTAGCTTTAAAAACTCTAGGAAAAGCAGCTCACGCGCAAGAACCTCGTGGTGGGATTAATGCGGCTACTTACTTAGCGACTTTTCTAGTGGACTATGATTTTGGTGGAGATGCGAAAAACTATTTAGAAACAATTGCCCACTTCTTACATGAGTCTTCACGTGCTGAAAAATTTGGGACAGCGTATACAGATGAAAAAATGGGGGATCTAACCATGAACCCAGGACTGTTTAGCTTTGAAGATAACCAAAAGGAAAATATGGTGGCACTAAATTTCCGCTTCCCGAAAGGAATTTCACCAGAAGATTTAGAAAAAGCAATTTTAGGGAAAGTAAAAAATATCAAATTGAAACGTGGACGCACGCAAGAACCACACTACGTACCTGTTACAGATCCATTAGTTGCAACGTTATTGGATGTTTATGAAGAGCATACTGGACTTAAAGGTCATGAACAAGTAATCGGTGGCGGAACATTTGGTCGCTTGCTTGATCGCGGTGTTGCATACGGTGCAATGTTCCCACATAGCATAGATACGATGCATCAAGACAATGAGTTTATGGCAGTGGATGATATCGTCAACGCTGCGGTGATTTATGCTGATGCAATCTATCGCTTGATTCAACCTGAAAAATAATTTTTTAAGATAAAAAAGATAGTAACTAAAAAACACGGTTCAAGAATTTTCTTGAACCGTGTTTTTTTCTCGCTCTTGTCTTACGAGCAAGTTAACTTCAGTCTATGATAATTGATAACGGTTTGACCGTTTGTGTTAAAAATCAACTCTTTGTTGCTTGAGCATGCATCAATATGCACAATCGCAGCGTTGGTCAATTGTTTGGTAATCGTACCAGATTCTATAGAACCATGTAGATTGAAGGTTACGTGTGTGCCAGGGGCAAATAGGCGCCCTGTTTCTGAAGGTGTCGGGTTACTGTCATTCATTTTATTGCTAAAAACGACCATATTACCATTCCTTTCTTGTTACTACTAGTATACCACACTAAAAGAACTTAAGGAGAGTAACATTTTTTTACAGTCAAAGAAACAAATTTACAAAAAAAGGGATTTTTCTTTTAGAAAACCCTTTACATTTTGTTAGTAACGTTGTATGCTTAATGAGTAAGTTGTTTGGTAAAACTTAGAAGGCTATTTTACATTATTTGTTCTATTGACCTCTTTTGTAGCATCGACAATCTTTACAAAATTATGCGTTATTACGCTCAAGGAGGAAACATATTATGGCACAAGGAACAGTAAAATGGTTTAACGGAGAAAAAGGATTCGGTTTCATCACACCTGAAGAAGGACAAGATGTATTCGTACATTTCTCAGCTATCCAAGGTGAAGGATTCAAAACTTTAGACGAAGGTCAATCTGTAACATTCGACGTTGAAGAATCAGATCGTGGACCACAAGCAACTAACGTTGTAAAAAACTAATTTAAACAATTTTGAGCCTCTCTTCCTTGGAAGAGACGCTTTTTTTATATCCGGCTTTTTTACGATATAAAAAAGTAAAACTTGATTTAAAGGATTTGTGGTAAGCAAAGGAAAAAAGACTAGTGCGCTATTAAATGCTAGTCTTTTTTTGTTTATGTAAAAAGTATATGATTGTTACCAAATAGATACTTCTAAATCTTTTGATACTTGTCCAATCACTTGTTTTTGAGCATTGTAAAATGTAGCGCGAACAGAAGTAGCTAAAGTGTTTGTTTCAAGATTATTTGCGGCAAAGCTATCTGCATAGCCACCTACATTTATCGTAGGTAAAATGGTGATTGTTTGCTTGTTAGCATCTAAAACTTCTACCTTAACAGTATTTCCAACACCGGTAGTCACACCACCACTGAGGTTAATGAAGTATTCACCATTAAAGCTAATAGAATCATTCGTTGGAAGTGCTAGTTTAAAACCTTCTTGGACATTATGAGTCAATTCTGCTGCTTCAACTTTTGTGTTTGAACTGACAAACATAGATCCTGACACGCCAATAGTTGCAAGTGTTAGTACGGTAATTAAAATATTTTTTTTCATGTAAATCTCCTTTAGGTTAAATAGTTTGAATGTTCATTATACATTCATAACATTAAATAGCAGTGTGTAAACTCTAAAAAATACATGGAACATAATGGTTTTATTATAGTTAAAACGTTAAGGAATTATTTGAATTTAAAAAAGATTGTCTATTTTTTTATCAAAGTGCTTATATGTGTTATGTGTTGGTCATGTACAACTTTTCGTTTTGTTTAGCAATGTTGATTGTAAGGCTACACGAGTATTAAAAACGAAGAAGACGAAAGGAGAAAGTCAAAAATGAGATTCTATCTGAAAATTTACGATGGGTCAAAACTAGGTATCTGAGCAGACCCAAAAGCTAGTTAGAAAGTTGAGAGATACAAAATGTCTGAAAATTAATAGGAAATGTAATAAAAGTGAGGGTCTCCTTTTATTACACTTCCTTTGCTATTGATATAGAAACAATAATGATGTAGCAATAGTAGAATTAATAGGCCAACTTATAAGTTCCGTCTTGGTAAACTTTATAAATTCCAACAGTTCCGCTACCGCCTTGCTTTATAATTGATTTAGACATCAATTTTATTTCGTAATAAGCACCAGCTTCGTCCGTTTTAGGTGTATCGGTAAGTGCTACATACTCAATATCATCACTATTGTTAAGCTGTTGTTTCAAATGATCAATGGCTTTGTCAGGAGAATCGATTGTGCTTGAAACAATACTGGTACTTGTATTAGTGGTGCTGGAGGCAGTTGTCGCTGACGTAGGACTGGTGGAATCGGTGGTACTTTGGGAAGCAGTTGTGGTAGCAGTGCTTGAAATGCTACTGCTTTTTTGAGTCGAACTGCTACTGGAACTTTCCTTTTTGTTTTGAGTGCAAGCACCTAATGTGAATAGAGCACAAATAGCTAAACTAATAAATCCAAATTTTTTCATTGAAATAAACTCCTTTGTAATGTTATTGTAATAATTGTAACATTTCGTCTTTTTTTTGTAAACATTTATTTTAATATTAGAAGATTAAAATAAATTTAAAAAAGACAGCATAACGATAAATCGTTTTGCTGTCTTTCTCAGTGGACAAGGATGAGCTGTTTTTTACATTTCTTCAGGAGCTTGCACCCCAAGTAAGCGTAAATCTTCTTTTAGTAGCGTCTTAACTGCGTAGACAAGTACTAAGCGAGCTTGTTTTTCTGCATCATCTGTTAAGATTTTGACGTGAGCGTAATATTTATTGAATGTTTGTGCCAGTTGAATCGCATGTTTTGCAATAACAGAAGGTTCATATTTTTCAGCAGCTTTTAAGACCGTAGAGGGAAATGCTTGGATTAATTTGACAACTTCCCAACTATCTTCGTCGTTTAAAGCAAAACTTTGGTTTAAATCAATAGTTGAGACAGTCCATTCTG
Proteins encoded in this window:
- a CDS encoding putative polysaccharide biosynthesis protein, encoding MPEQSYVHKELNTKEKMVRGSMWMTIGSISSRLLGAIYIIPWYAWMGENAKVANALFTKGYNIYALFLMIATAGIPSAVAKQIAYYNSLNEYQVSKRLFKRSMFLMGGLGILFAGIMYFAAPLLSGGNKELIPTMRALSAAVLIFPCMSVIRGFFQGYQDMLPSAISQVVEQFIRVFYMLLATFIIMKVGQGDYVHAVTQTTFAAFVGMVGAFGALFWYYKKQGPKMRYLEANSNNQIQVSENSLIKEMLLEAVPFVIVGSGITIFKLVDQATFEWMMRGFTNYSARQLDELFSIFSANPDKLTMITISLATSLAAAGLPLITETFARKNVKELAVQVSDNLQLFFFVMIPATLGMIVLARPLNTMFYAPDHLGAAVLVEACYVGLILGFYMLVSTILQGLYENNLAMIYLGIGFVVKLVLQYPLIRMFEVYGPLLATGIGFAVTSYLTIRKVYHITKFKVGFTARRTLLIFLLSLVMMLATIVSKELAYIVLNPDSKSQSFVISIFSMLVGVAVYGYLTLKVRLADRLLGEKVAKIRRKFRIK
- a CDS encoding 16S rRNA pseudouridine(516) synthase yields the protein MRLDKFLSQTGFGSRKEAKALLKKKVVAVNGELAKEGKQSIDVERDRVSVQGEVVIYQEYYYYMLNKPQGVISATEDQSQRTVLDLFKREDYRMDLFPVGRLDKDTVGLLLITNDGALAHELLSPKKHVDKTYIAKIEGKVTNNDVQIFARGMQLTNQEHCLPAQLTILNSEHLPETQTLISLVIQEGKFHQVKRMFEAVNKKVVALKRTKMGPLQLDETLKKGQYRSLTNHEVALLKEHQTRKNE
- a CDS encoding NAD(P)H-hydrate dehydratase, whose product is MKLIYAEVLTQTIQKRPEHSHKGSYGQVVIIGGNKQYGGAIQLCSAATVYSGAGLTTTVTDVQNHAAVHAMVPETMVLDWNDTKAVTNQLKKATVIVIGPGLGLEQGAFSLLSFVLEHLQTKQICIIDGSAITLYAEHKEHLPPHPTQNLIFTPHEMEWQRLSGITIAEQTPEKNRQAQQQLGAQIVLKKHRTEIYTAKQTWKNPLGTPAMATGGMGDTLAGMIAGFYAQFPHHTQTLLAAVYLHSFIAEKIAQTHYVVLPSTLIKEIPLAMKLFESFQETRTSLH
- the pepV gene encoding dipeptidase PepV, which codes for MTINWKKEVESRKDDLFKDLFDLLSVPSVREDEKATESAPVGPGPKAALLKFLEIGERDGFTTKNVDNLAGHIEYGSGDETLGIFGHVDVVPVGNGWNTDPFKPVIKDGKLFARGASDDKGPSVAAYYGLKIIKELGLPVTKRVRFIIGTDEESGWKCMDRYLQVEEKPDFGFSPDAEFPIINGEKGNTTIRLYFEGQNAGTYTLSSFQSGQRENMVPAEAFATVLVKDAAEAEQLKTNFELFVKEQPVIGEVTVDGTKVALKTLGKAAHAQEPRGGINAATYLATFLVDYDFGGDAKNYLETIAHFLHESSRAEKFGTAYTDEKMGDLTMNPGLFSFEDNQKENMVALNFRFPKGISPEDLEKAILGKVKNIKLKRGRTQEPHYVPVTDPLVATLLDVYEEHTGLKGHEQVIGGGTFGRLLDRGVAYGAMFPHSIDTMHQDNEFMAVDDIVNAAVIYADAIYRLIQPEK
- a CDS encoding cold-shock protein encodes the protein MAQGTVKWFNGEKGFGFITPEEGQDVFVHFSAIQGEGFKTLDEGQSVTFDVEESDRGPQATNVVKN